In Eleutherodactylus coqui strain aEleCoq1 chromosome 4, aEleCoq1.hap1, whole genome shotgun sequence, the following are encoded in one genomic region:
- the POLL gene encoding DNA polymerase lambda, translating to MEPRGIVKAFPKVKRSRESSDPSEEKKKLKADVDVQGKCFAGVHAHVLPAGIGQARSGIFQKQIIQNGGQVSSQFCPEVTHIIVDEGMDCDRAFRLLKLQKLPAGVQLVKCSWLSLCIKEKKVVDTAGYSIFIPERYLDVKDKAEPEQSVIDRKPDDERPQATASCSQLTSDVSKLSDSKDLKVQASDDEASDGDDAGVTQGDLDALMFGQQLGKNKDGEKTTEDTATVAGKWVCAHSSQSKKENHNQFITDKLEVLAKAYSVQGDRWRSLGYSKAINALKSYHKPVTSSQEAAKIPGIGKKMADKIDEILESGHLRKIDHISDSVSILEVFSNIWGAGVKTAQSWYQQGFRSLEDIRTKANLSTQQAIGLKHYEDLLDRMPREEAGQIEEIVRKTAKMLNPGLMCMACGSYRRQKKTCGDVDVLITHPDGNSHKGVFSKLIDSLKLQGFLTDDLVSHEENGNQKKYMGICRLPGPGQRHRRLDIIIVPYGEFACALLYFTGSAHFNRSMRALAKTKGMSLSEHSLNKDVVRNGSVKVSNGYPLLTPTERHVFEILGLPHREPHERDW from the exons GGAAATGCTTTGCCGGAGTCCATGCTCATGTTCTTCCTGCTGGGATTGGCCAGGCCAGATCAGGGATATTCCAGAAGCAGATCATTCAGAACGGTGGTCAGGTGTCCAGCCAGTTTTGCCCTGAGGTGACACATATTATAGTGGATGAAGGAATGGACTGTGACCGGGCCTTCCGACTCCTGAAGTTGCAGAAGCTTCCAGCGGGGGTGCAGCTCGTAAAATGCAGCTGGCTAAGCTTGTGTATTAAAGAGAAGAAGGTTGTAGACACGGCGGGGTACAGCATCTTCATCCCAGAGAG GTACCTGGATGTGAAGGACAAGGCAGAGCCAGAACAAAGTGTGATCGACAGGAAACCCGATGATGAACGGCCACAAGCCACGGCCAGCTGCTCGCAACTCACTTCTGATGTCTCCAAGCTGAGTGACAGCAAAGACTTGAAAGTACAG GCCTCTGATGACGAAGCCAGCGATGGAGACGATGCTGGTGTCACACAAGGAGACCTGGACGCATTGATGTTTGGTCAGCAACTTGGAAAGAACAAAGATGGTGAAAAGACAACTGAAGACACAGCAACTGTGGCTGGAAAGTGGGTGTGCGCTCACTCATCCCAGAGTAAGAAGGAGAATCACAACCAGTTCATCACAGATAAGCTGGAGGTTCTCGCAAAGGCTTATTCTGTTCAAGGAGACCGATGGCGATCTCTGGGTTATTCAAAAGCTATAAACGCTCTTAAAAGTTACCATAAACCCGTGACGTCCTCACAG GAAGCTGCTAAAATCCCTGGTATTGGGAAGAAGATGGCTGATAAGATTGATGAAATTTTGGAGAGTGGACACTTGCGCAAAATTGACCATATAAGTGACAGTGTGAGCATTTTGGAGGTGTTCTCTAATATATGGGGAGCTGGTGTAAAGACAGCCCAAAGCTGGTACCAACAG ggatttcgAAGTCTTGAAGACATCCGCACAAAGGCAAACCTGAGCACACAGCAGGCTATTGGCTTGAAACATTATGAAGACTTATTAGACCGTATGCccagggaggaggcgggacagataGAAGAGATT GTTAGGAAAACAGCTAAAATGCTAAATCCAGGACTGATGTGCATGGCCTGTGGCTCCTACCGGCGACAAAAAAAGACGTGCGGCGATGTTGATGTGTTAATTACGCATCCTGACGGCAACTCACATAAAGGAGTTTTTAGCAAACTGATTGACAGCCTTAAATTGCAAG GATTCCTAACCGATGATTTGGTGAGCCACGAGGAGAACGGAAATCAAAAGAAGTATATGGGAATATGTCGTTTACCAGGGCCGGGTCAGAGGCACCGTAGACTGGATATCATCATTGTGCCTTATGGGGAGTTCGCCTGCGCTCTGTTATATTTCACTGGTTCGGCTCACTTTAATCGCTCTATGCGCGCTCTTGCAAAAACCAAGGGTATGAGTCTATCTGAGCATTCCCTCAACAAGGATGTGGTGCGGAACGGAAGCGTGAAGGTTAGCAACGGATACCCTCTGTTGACACCAACCGAAAGACACGTGTTTGAGATTCTTGGGCTTCCTCACAGAGAGCCGCATGaaagagactggtag